One genomic window of Arachis stenosperma cultivar V10309 chromosome 10, arast.V10309.gnm1.PFL2, whole genome shotgun sequence includes the following:
- the LOC130955319 gene encoding ethylene-responsive transcription factor ERF086-like, protein MSTSSGTSQTYLKGHEEHMNNSSSSTLIILQRNTSSSCGTERRGRRKQQSAEPGRFLGVRRRPWGRYAAEIRDPTTKERHWLGTFDTAHEAALAYDRAALSIKGGLARTNFIYTTTQNNTINGNNLLNSMDNNPHHHQQVILPPSQDYFLNNTHQNCIMPHQLDDDITSLVDDENPSKLVMKSDENLFFFSATDSTNSGYLECIVPENCFRPISSSTPTNNNTSNSSMSAASAPSDQNVVSHINTNTMEALKHYYGGEELDGQGLFWNNQDEQQSSWDCNNKSNNYGELSAIFDKQEGCMNALCPIMNETSPSYGVVVTTREAAIPIPSTTSPSIPSLGDVHLGMTYSLF, encoded by the coding sequence ATGTCCACCTCCTCTGGAACCTCACAGACTTACCTCAAAGGACATGAAGAACACATGAATAATTCTTCATCATCAACTCTTATTATTCTACAACGCAACACTTCATCTTCTTGTGGCACTGAGAGAAGAGGCAGAAGAAAGCAGCAATCAGCAGAACCAGGAAGATTTCTTGGTGTGAGAAGACGGCCATGGGGAAGATATGCTGCTGAGATCAGAGACCCTACAACCAAAGAGAGACACTGGCTTGGAACCTTTGACACTGCTCATGAAGCTGCTCTTGCTTATGATAGAGCTGCTCTTTCCATCAAAGGTGGCTTAGCAAGAACAAACTTCATCTACACAACCACACAAAACAACACCATCAATGGTAATAATCTTCTCAACTCTATGGATAAtaatcctcatcatcatcaacaagTTATTTTGCCACCTTCACAAGATTATTTCCTCAACAACACTCATCAGAATTGCATCATGCCTCACCAACTTGATGATGATATTACTTCCCTTGTCGACGATGAGAACCCTTCAAAGTTGGTGATGAAGAGCGATGAgaatttgttcttcttctcagCCACTGATTCCACAAATTCTGGCTATCTGGAATGCATTGTTCCAGAGAACTGTTTCAGACCTATTTCTTCTAGCACTCCCACCAACAACAATACCTCAAACTCCTCCATGAGTGCTGCTTCAGCTCCTAGTGACCAAAATGTTGTTAGCCACATTAACACAAACACCATGGAGGCATTGAAGCATTACTATGGTGGTGAAGAACTTGATGGTCAAGGATTATTCTGGAACAATCAGGATGAGCAACAATCATCTTGGGATTGCAATAATAAGAGTAATAATTATGGTGAACTTTCAGCTATATTTGACAAACAAGAAGGTTGCATGAATGCATTGTGTCCCATCATGAATGAGACTAGTCCAAGCTATGGAGTAGTAGTGACTACTCGTGAGGCTGCTATTCCTATTCCTTCAACTACTTCTCCATCAATTCCTTCTTTGGGGGATGTCCACTTAGGAATGACCTACTCGCTCTTctag